A genomic segment from Capra hircus breed San Clemente chromosome 15, ASM170441v1, whole genome shotgun sequence encodes:
- the LOC102188787 gene encoding olfactory receptor 5B12-like, which produces MIPAENSTVVTEFALAGITDDPQLQIPLFLVFTLIYLLTLVGNLGVITLILLDSRLHTPMYVFLSHLSLVDFAYSTAVTPKVMAGFLVGDEAISYKACAAQLFFFAVFLIMESFLLASMAYDRHAAVCKPLHYTNIMTPRMCSWMVVGAYVLRFLEASVHTWNIFSLSFCRSRVIDHFFCDATPVLALSCSDSNRSEMVFFILAGFNIISSVLIILISYLFIFVTILRVRSSEGHQKAFSTCASHLTAVSIFYGTGAFMYFQPGSRHSMSTDKLASVFCAMVIPMLNPLICSLRNKEVKRALKKAVGKAKSSLKFKF; this is translated from the coding sequence ATGATCCCCGCGGAGAACAGCACAGTCGTGACTGAGTTCGCTCTTGCCGGGATAACTGATGACCCACAGCTGCAGATCCCGCTCTTTCTGGTGTTCACGCTCATCTACCTCCTCACTCTGGTTGGGAACCTGGGGGTGATCACGCTGATCCTGCTGGACTCTCGTCTCCACACTCCCATGTACGTCTTCCTCAGCCACCTCTCCCTGGTGGACTTTGCTTACTCCACGGCCGTCACTCCCAAAGTGATGGCTGGCTTCCTCGTGGGAGACGAGGCCATTTCCTACAAAGCTTGTGCTGCTCAGCTTTTCTTCTTTGCAGTCTTTCTCATTATGGAAAGTTTTCTCTTGGCCTCAATGGCCTATGACCGTCATGCCGCAGTGTGCAAGCCACTCCATTACACCAACATCATGACACCAAGGATGTGTTCCTGGATGGTTGTAGGCGCCTATGTTCTTAGGTTTCTGGAGGCCTCTGTGCACACTTGGAACATATTCAGTCTCTCTTTCTGCAGATCCAGGGTGATTGATCACTTTTTCTGTGATGCTACTCCTGTCCTGGCTCTCTCATGCTCAGACAGCAACAGAAGTGAGATGGTGTTTTTCATCTTGGCAGGATTCAATATCATCTCTTCTGTCCTAATCATCTTGATCTCTTACCTGTTTATCTTTGTCACCATTCTGAGGGTGCGCTCATCTGAAGGACATCAGAAGGCCTTTTCCACCTGCGCTTCCCACCTCACTGCTGTCTCCATCTTCTATGGGACAGGGGCCTTCATGTACTTTCAGCCTGGTTCCCGCCATTCCATGAGCACAGACAAACTGGCCTCTGTGTTCTGCGCCATGGTCATCCCCATGCTGAATCCACTGATCTGTAGTCTGAGGAACAAAGAGGTCAAGAGGGCGTTAAAAAAGGCTGTGGGGAAGGCAAAGTCCtctctaaaattcaaattttaa